Proteins encoded by one window of Cinclus cinclus chromosome 14, bCinCin1.1, whole genome shotgun sequence:
- the LOC134049809 gene encoding protocadherin alpha-13-like, with translation MGERCGAVLRVLVLQAAWALAGGQVRYSVPEEAKAGTVVGRLAQDLGLEAGEAEARRLRLVAQGRRASVEVSGASGALLVSSRLDREELCGKSAPCALRLEVLLERPLRVFHVQLEVTDINDNAPVFPAARKNLSIAEFTTLPGSRFPLEGASDADIGENAQLSYTLSPNEHFSLDLQKSNERNIEPELVLMKSLDRETIPVHRLVLTASDGGRPSLTGTMELLISVLDVNDNAPQFNQSVYKVQLPESAAVGTLVTRANATDADDGINNEVTYAVTNFSPPSAGDVISINSKTGEIHLSGALDFEEVNVFDFRIEARDRGTPPLSGHCKVVLEVLDVNDNAPEVWVTSLSVPVSEDASVGTVVALLSVSDRDSGANGRVRCWVWPASPFGLEATFAGSYSLVLREALDRERVSEYEVEVRAEDGGAPALRASRGLRVPVSDVNDNAPAFSQAVYTVLARENNAAGAELARLWARDPDEAGNGRVSYSVWEGGVGGGAAAPSWSSGAVGGGWRAASSYVSVDAESGRLWALQPLDYEELQVLQFEVRAVDAGEPPLCGNATVQLFVLDENDNAPALLLPPAGSAAEAGAVAAEASSGPGSGSGSGTLWAWAAWGAPAGQVVAKIRAVDADSGYNAWLRYELWEPRGKGPFRVGLYSGEVSTARPLDEADGPRQRLLIVVRDHGEPARSATATLSVSLLEAAEAALAAGPGSSLSSSSSSSSWSASGSRSASGVELGAGAASAATNVWLVVAICAVSSLFLLALVLYGASRWAPRAAVLSGPGPTTLVCASEVGSWSYSQRHSRSLCVADGAAKSDLMVFSPNFPPPPPGAAAKDAQPEPSALLDTVSAASLLVSRSLLPRLFTSLLIFSRPVGSSSM, from the coding sequence ATGGGCGAGCGTTGTGGTGCGGTGCTGcgggtgctggtgctgcaggcgGCCTGGGCGCTGGCGGGCGGGCAGGTGCGGTACTCGGTGCCGGAGGAAGCCAAGGCCGGCACGGTGGTGGGCCGTCTGGCGCAGGACCTGGGGCTGGAGGCGGGCGAGGCGGAGGCGCGGCGGCTGCGGCTGGTGGCGCAGGGCCGGCGGGCGAGCGTGGAGGTGAGCGGGGCGAGCGGCGCGCTGCTGGTGAGCTCGCGGCTCGACCGGGAGGAGCTGTGCGGCAAGAGCGCGCCGTGCGCGCTGcgcctggaggtgctgctggagcggCCGCTGCGCGTCTTCCATGTGCAGCTGGAGGTCACCGACATCAACGACAATGCCCCCGTCTTCCCCGCCGCCCGAAAAAACCTCAGCATCGCGGAATTCACCACCCTGCCGGGGTCTCGTTTCCCGCTGGAGGGCGCGTCGGATGCGGATATCGGAGAGAATGCGCAGCTCTCCTACACACTCAGCCCCAACGAGCATTTTTCTTTGGATTTGCAAAAGTCTAATGAGCGAAATATTGAACCCGAACTCGTTTTAATGAAATCTCTGGACCGGGAGACGATTCCCGTGCACCGGTTGGTGCTGACGGCGAGTGACGGGGGCCGGCCGTCTCTGACGGGGACAATGGAGCTGCTGATCTCGGTGCTGGATGTGAATGACAACGCACCCCAGTTCAACCAGTCCGTGTACAAAGTGCAGCTGCCGGAGAGTGCTGCGGTGGGGACGCTGGTGACTCGGGCGAATGCCACGGATGCGGACGATGGAATTAATAATGAGGTGACTTATGCCGTGACGAATTTCAGTCCGCCAAGTGCAGGAGATGTGATTTCCATCAATTCGAAGACAGGGGAAATACATCTCTCCGGCGCTCTAGACTTCGAGGAGGTCAATGTGTTTGATTTCCGTATTGAAGCGAGAGACCGAGGGACTCCACCGCTGTCGGGTCACTGCAAGGtggtgctggaggtgctggacgtgaacgacaacgcgccggaGGTGTGGGTGACGTCGCTGTCGGTGCCGGTGTCGGAGGACGCGTCGGTGGGGACGGTGGTGGCCCTGCTGAGCGTGTCGGACCGAGACTCGGGGGCGAACGGGCGCGTGCGGTGCTGGGTGTGGCCGGCGTCGCCGTTCGGTCTGGAGGCGACGTTCGCGGGCTCGTACTCGCTGGTGCTGCGCGAGGCGCTGGACCGGGAGCGGGTGTCGGAGTACGAGGTGGAGGTGCGTGCGGAGGACGGCGGGGCGCCGGCGCTGCGCGCCAGCCGCGGGCTGCGGGTGCCGGTGTCGGAcgtgaacgacaacgcgcccGCGTTCTCGCAGGCCGTGTACACGGTGCTGGCGCGGGAGAACAacgcggcgggcgcggagctGGCGCGGCTGTGGGCGCGGGACCCGGACGAGGCGGGCAACGGGCGCGTGAGCTACTCGGTGTGGGAGGGCGGCgtgggcggcggggccgcggctccgTCGTGGTCGTCGGGGGCCGTGGGCGGCGGGTGGCGTGCGGCGTCGAGCTACGTGTCGGTGGACGCGGAGAGCGGGCGGCTGTGGGCGCTGCAGCCCTTGGACTacgaggagctgcaggtgctgcagttCGAGGTGCGCGCGGTGGACGCGGGGGAGCCGCCGCTGTGCGGCAACGCCACGGTGCAGCTCTTCGTGCTGGACgagaacgacaacgcgccggcgctgctgctgccgcccgcGGGCTCGGCGGCGGAGGCGGGCGCCGTGGCGGCCGAGGCGTcctcggggccgggctcgggctcgggctcgggcacGCTGTGGGCGTGGGCGGCGTGGGGGGCGCCGGCGGGCCAGGTGGTGGCGAAGATCCGCGCCGTGGACGCCGACTCGGGCTACAACGCGTGGCTGCGCTACGAGCTGTGGGAGCCGCGGGGCAAGGGCCCGTTCCGCGTGGGGCTCTACAGCGGCGAGGTGAGCACGGCGCGGCCGCTGGACGAGGCGGACGGCCCTCGCCAGAGGCTGCTGATCGTCGTGCGCGACCACGGCGAGCCGGCGCGCTCGGCCACGGCCACGCTCAGCGTGTCGCTGCTCGAGGCGGCCGAGGCGGCGCTGGCCGCGGGCCCGGGATCGtcgctctcctcctcctcgtcctcgtcGTCCTGGTCGGCGTCGGGGTCGCGGTCGGCGTCGGGCGTGGAGCTCGGCGCCGGCGCGGCCAGCGCGGCGACCAACGTGTGGCTGGTGGTGGCGATCTGCGCCGTGTccagcctgttcctgctggccctggtgctGTACGGGGCGTCGCGCTGGGCGCCGCGGGCGGCCGTGCTCTCGGGGCCCGGGCCCACGACGCTGGTGTGCGCCAGCGAAGTGGGCAGCTGGTCGTACTCGCAGCGCCACAGCCGCAGCCTGTGCGTGGCGGACGGCGCGGCCAAGAGCGACCTCATGGTTTTCAGCCCCAATTTccctccgccgccgcccggcgcCGCGGCCAAGGACGCGCAGCCGGAGCCCTCCGCTCTCCTCGACACGGTCAGTGCTGCTTCCTTGCTCGTCTCTCGTTCTCTCCTCCCCCGCCTTTTCACCTCTCTGTTAATTTTCTCCCGCCCCGTGGGTAGTTCCTCCATGTAG